The Cylindrospermum stagnale PCC 7417 genome segment AATGGCAAATCGAGAGCATCTAGCTTTACTCAAAGCAGGTGCAGTCACATGGATTGAGTGGAGAAAGAAAAATCCCCAGATTGCACCAGACCTCAGAGGCGCGAATCTACAAGGGGATAACCTCAGAGGCGCTAACCTCCAAGGGGTTAACTTGAGCAAGGTAGATCTAAGTAATGCTTTACTCGTACGAGCAAACCTCGGTGGTGCTGACCTCACTGGCGCTAATCTCTACAATGCCAAGCTTATAGAAGCTAACCTGAGTGCAGCTAATCTCAGTGCCGCTAACTTGAGGGGCGCCACACTTACACAAGCAGATATGAATTGTGCCAATCTGATTGGATCTGACTTGAGTGAGGCGAATCTCAAAGGCGCTGTGATCACTGACGCTAATCTGATTGGGGCTGACTTAAGGGGCGCTAACTTGAGAGATGCCGATTTGGGTACATCGAAGCTTCACCGAACTAACCTCTGTTTTGCAAACCTAATCGCGGTAAACTTGATTGCGGCTGACCTAAGTGAGGCAACCCTGCACGAGGCGGAAGTGATGGGGGCTTACCTTTATAAAACAGACCTTTACAAGGCTAATTTAACTGAGGCTCACCTGAGTGGTGCATACCTGTTACGGGCTAACCTAACAGAAGCTGACTTGAGCAACGCTGACTTGAGTTGGACTAACCTCAGAGGAGCTAACTTGACAGGTGCTAATCTCAGAGGAGCTAACCTTAGAGGAGCTAACTTGACAGGGGCTAACCTTAGCAGTGTGAACCTCCATGAGACAATTATGCCTGACTCGTCAATGCACAATTAGTTCACAAGATATATTGGCCCTCTCCCCAGTGCGAAAACGTGGGGATTCTTTGACTTTAGTCTAGATATCTAGACAGCTAGCTGCTTACTTCATCTCTAAAGATCAGGGTTTGCACAGCATTAATTATCAGCTACACCATAAAATGTGACTTAAATATTGCTCTTTACATAATCAACATAAAATAGATATATTCAACCTTCTGGTGTTATTTTCCTACCAAATAAGCCTGAACTGCTTGACTGGAGAGAATTTAGGTAATTACATCAAGAATGAGGTTCATTTTTCCAGAAAATCCAAAACCCAAATTAGAAAAGGCTTTGAAACAGTTATTAATTTTTTTGTGCCTGAAGCGAATATATCAAAATCTAGACAATAATATTAAAGATTTGGTAAAGTTACCAAAAATTATTTAAATTTTGATTGCAAAAGTGATAACTTCGAGTTGTATAAGTAATTACCGATGTGTAATTAGCAAGCTGCGTCCGCAGTTACATACCCATTGGGGTTAAGACAAAACCCAAAATACTTCCGTCTGACAACTGTTGAGTATGTAGATCTTGACGTAGTTGATAAGAGTGTGCAACTCTTTGCCTGTGAACTGTTGAATAGTAGAGGAGATTGGCAGTCGTATGCAGAGATGATCTGTTAGAACTTATGCATTGACGGGAACAATCAAGTGTGAGGTGTAGATTTTTAGGGATTCGAGTTTTATTCTTCCACTATTTAGCAAGCGATCGCAACGGTGTTGCATAACAAAAAAATAATTTATGTAGGGATAGGAACACAGTAGTCAAGTAGTACACCAACTAATCCGATTGGGATTTTTATCCTATCGGTAGGCTTGAAGTCGCCAATTTTTTAATAATTGCGTCACAACCAAGCAAAATTTGTATTGCTAGTGGCTTTTCAACCATAAACTTGAGTTATGGCAGCCTTGCTGACTCAGATAGTCAAGGTCATCAATAAAGCACTCATTGGTTGACAGAATAACTATTAAGTGCCGCAATATTGGCAGAGGTGGTCTTGCTTGCCTTCATGCCAACTGTTTTTATAAATTTGATTGGAACTATATCTCGCGAAATTGCATCATATTTGATATTGTGCAACACTCATACAGTAGGTGCGTCCTAGGTTGTGGTTTGCATCTACAGCACTGTGTCAAGTGGCGTGATTATAGATTTGTTAAAATATGTGCTTATCTCCGGTTACTAATAACAATATCAGCGATTTTTTTGGCTGTCGGACTGCTACTCTTGGGGCAAATTCACCGTTTGTATTGCCCCATCTATCTAGTCTATGAGCTATTTGGTGAGATTGTTTTCATCTCTTTCGCAAAAAGGCATAGTTTTGATGTGGCTTAAATTCATTAAGAATATAGAACCAAAGTTCAGCTGCTTTAACTGCTATTTAGGGAATAAAGTAGGCGTTAACGCAGAACATCAAACTTATTGGGGTGTGTAAATCCTTCCCTCTTCTTGAGTAGTTCAGCAGCACCTTCAACAAGATTTCTACTGTAGGATACAGCCAATGAGACTTAATGAATGGATTAACCAAAAATTGTCGCCATCCATTTCGACCAGACTAGAAGATCAGAATCATGGTTCTACAAAAATTCAGCAATCCATCAAACTATCTGTAATTACCCAGTTTTTTCCTCCAGACTATGCTGCTACGGGACAGTTGATTGAGGAACTCGTGAAACAGTTAGGGCAGCAAGGAATAGAGATTGAGGTATTTACAAGCCAGCCAGGATATGCATTTAGCTCTGATACAGCTCCCTCTGTTGAACAAGCGGGTAGAATCCGAATTCAGCGATCGCGCACAGCTCAATTATGGCCAGGGCGGATTCGTGGCAAAGCCGTCAATGGTGTCCTCTACACTTTGCGTGCTGCACTGCATCTGTTCAAAAATTGGCGTCGTAGCAACATATTGTTACTAACTACAGCTCCCCCATTTTTGCCGGTTATCGGATATCTGATCTATCTTTTGTTCCGACTTCCTTATATCTGCATACTCTATGACCTTTATCCCGATATTGCGATCGCACTAGGAGTAGTTTCAAAGGATCACTGGATCACACGAGTTTGGCAGGCAATCAACAGACAGATTTGGCTAAACGCTAAGGGGATTGTGGTACTGAGTCCGGGAATGAAACAGCAGATAACTGCCATTTGCCCACAGATAGCCGATAAAATTTCTGTGATTCACAGTTGGTCAGACCCAGAAGTGATCGTGCCAATTGCCAAGCAAGAAAACTGGTTTGCCTGGAAGTATGACCTAGTTAAAAAATTTACCGTATTATACTCTGGGAATATGGGTCGCTGTCACGATATAGAAACTATCCTGGAAGCAGCAAAGCATCTGCAAGATGAGCCGGTTCAGTTTGTCTTCATCGGCAGTGGCGCCAAACGTGATGATGCGATCCAGCAGGTGAAGCAATTCGGCTTGAAAAATTTCTTATTTCTCCCGTATCAAGACAAGCAGGTACTGCCCTATTCCCTCACAGCTTGCGATCTGTCACTGGTGAGTGTGGATGCATCTACAGAAAATTTGGTCGTCCCTAGTAAGCTCTACTCAGCCTTAGCCTCTGGACGTCCAGTAGCAGTGATTTGTTCACAGTATTCTTATCTGAAACAACTGATCGCCGAAGCTCAATGTGGTTCCACATTTGATAATGGAGACAGTCATAGTCTGGCTCAATTTATTCGCTTGCTGATTCATGATCAGCAAATAGGGCAGCGTATGGGTAGAGCCGGTCGTCAGTATTTGCGATCGCACTTCACACCGAGGATCATATCCCAACAATATCTTGAGGTTTTACAACAAGTGATACTGGCTGATGAAATGATAGCTATGTCTCCCAGTCGGACAAAATAAGTTTGACAGTATAAGAGCAGACTGCTACCCTTTACAAGGGTATAACCAGGCTTGCAGCTTAGGCTGCATTAAATAGTTAGTTTCTAATTAAAAAGATGGGCTTCGATGGTCTTTATAGATCTCAGTCCTTCTAACGTAACCTTCCTGACTTTGTTGTCTATTCACTGATGTGGGAGGTCGAATTGCAGAGAAGGTGTGACCGAAATCGGAAACGTTCAAAACGCCGAGCTATCTACTGTCCAGTTCATGGATGCTATCTCGATAGCAGAAGTCAGAAATATCATATGTTTGCCGATCAACCAGGGCAATTACAGCAACGAGGCATGAGTCGCCGGAATGCATTGATCCTAGTTGCAAACCAAACTACAGTTCTGATACAGAAAGAATGGTTAGAATCCTTCTGGTGTGATCAGTGCCAACAAACAACTTGGTATCACGTCTGCAAGTGCGATGAGCGCACCTACGAACTTTCGTTAGCACCACAAGAACTGTGGCAGCAAGTAACAGGAGTGATCGATCCTCAAGGGAACCCTTCTGTGGGCGAATTTACTCGCAGGCAAGCAGGGCAAGTTGGCTATTATGGCATCAAGGATTTCCAGTTTGTGCGTTAAGCGATTAATACCATGAGTAGTCAAGAGATTGCCTCCAAGCAAGAATTGGTGATTGAAGCCGGACGAACAGAACGCCAGTATTGGCGCGATCTGTGGAAATACAGAGAACTATTCTACTTTCTAGCTTGGCGTGACATTCTAGTGCGGTACAAGCAAACAGCAATTGGCATGGTTTGGGCACTAATCCGACCATTCTTGACAATGGTGGTGTTCACCGTGATCTTTGGAAAATTGGCAAATTTACCCTCAGAGGGTGTGCCATATCCAATACTGGTATTTGCAGGTATGTTACCCTGGCAGTTTTTTGCCAATGCCCTGGGTGAGTGTAGCAATAGTCTAATTAGCAATGCCAACTTGATCTCTAAAGTCTACTTCCCACGTCTGATTGTGCCCACCAGTGCCGTGATTGTCAGCTTTGTAGACTTTATGATTTCTGGCATAATTTTGTTGGGGCTAATGGCTTGGTATAACTATGTGCCTAGTTGGCGAATAATCACACTGCCATTATTCATTGCCATTGCCTTCGCTGCTTCGATGGGAGTAGGGCTATGGCTGGCAGCGTTAAATGTGGAATATCGAGATTTTCGCTATATAGTGCCGTTTATAATGCAGTTTGGTCTCTATGTATCCCCTGTAGGCTTTAGTAGTAATATTGTGCCAGAACAATGGCGGTTGCTTTACTCCTTAAACCCAATGGTAGGAGTAATTGATGGCTTCCGTTGGGCGATTTTAGGGGGAGAGTCGAAGCTTTACTGGCCTGGTTTTAGCCTGTCTATGGCGCTGGTAGTTTTGTTACTGTGGAGTGGAATTTGGTACTTTCGCAAGATGGAACGGACATTTGCTGATGTGATCTAAGAAAAAAATAGGAGGAAAATTAAAACCTGACTAGATATCTAGATTAATAAAACCGCTATTATGACAGGGTAAAATGCCAATGTCTGATACAGTAATCCAAATAGAAAATCTGAGTAAAAAGTACGTTCTCAGCCATCAACAAGAAGGGCAAAGCAGATACAAATCTTTACGGGAATCAATCAGCAATGGCGCGAAGTCACTGGGTAAAAAAATCTTCACCCCTGTTGGTAAGGAAATATATAGTTCTACTCATGAAGAATTTTGGGCGTTGAATGATGTTTCTTTTGAGATTAAGCAAGGTGACAGAGTTGGCATTGTTGGGCGCAATGGTGCCGGGAAATCTACCCTTCTAAAAATTCTCAGCCGAATTACAGAACCCACAAAAGGGAAGATTCGCATTAAAGGGCGAGTTGCCAGTTTATTAGAAGTAGGAACAGGCTTTCATCCAGAGTTAACAGGAAGGGAAAATATTTTCCTCAATGGGGCAATACTGGGGATGAGTAAGGCAGAAATTCAAAGCAAATTTGATGAGATTGTAGAATTTGCAGAGGTAGAAAAGTTTTTAGACACACCAGTCAAGCGTTATTCCTCTGGAATGTACGTGCGTCTTGCTTTTGCTGTTGCATCTCATATAGAGCCAGAAATATTGATTGTAGACGAGGTGCTGGCAGTAGGAGATTCACAGTTTCAAAAGAAATGTTTAGGGAAGATGGAGGATGTAGGTAAAGAAGGACGAACGGTTATTTTTGTTAGCCACAACATGGGCATTGTTACACAACTATGCACTAAGGGAGTATTGCTTAACTCCGGTCAGATTGATAGCATTGGAAATGTTAATTCAGTAGTTTATAAATATTTAGCATCACATAGTAATACTAATAGTAGTGCCCTTAAAAAGCTAAATCCTAGTACTAATAAACCCATATTTTTTAGAGAACTTTCAATTGTTGATCATCATAGTAAAATTTCCTCGGAAATAGATATTCGTTATCCATTTTATATCAAAATCATTTATGAAGTTACAAGTTTGATCAAAGATATAGAGCTATCTGTTCGGTTTGAAACTCATGATGGTAAAGTAGTCTTTACTACTCACCAATCAGACTGCCAACCTGAAAAAATCAATGAAAGAAATGTGGGGATTTATCAGGTTTCGATAAAAATTCCCTCTATGTTTTTAATGCCAGATCATTACTTCATTAGCATTGGCGCTCACCAGCCAATGATCCAAACTTTTGACGATCACCAACATATACTTAGTTTTACAATTAACGAAACTGGAACTAAGTTAGCAAAGTATCAAGAATATAATAATATTGGTGTTGTAATGATTGATTTACCTTGGGAAGAACAAAATCCCGTTTTAGCTAACAACTAATTAATCCTCAGTGAGGTCACTATGACTGTATTGAGTCCTATTAATAAATCTAGCGATGTCACTAGACTAAGTGTTTTTAATACCAGTCAGATAATTGAAGCTTGGCAGCAGCAATTTCAAATAGATATTACAAAAGAAATTGGTGGACAAGAAGAAATTTATCTGTATCGCTGTAATCAGACAAATCTGATGTTTTTTGTACCTTTTGATATTGCTGGTTCTGATCAGCTATACGAGCAACTTGAAAAGTATGACTGGTATTATATGCCTGACAAATGGGAGCATAATGTTGCAGAGCAAGATTTAGAAAATTGTCAGAAAGTAGTAGAAGTGGGTTGCGGAAGAGGTGCTTTTGTAGAACGTCTCTGTACAAAACTAAAATTAGAAGCCCAGGGTATTGAACTAAATTCAAATGCAGTTAAATATGCCCAAGCAAAGGGAATTTCTGTTTCAAAATTAGATGTACATGATTTTTCAATTGATATGGCAAACTACTTTGATGCCGTTTGTTCATTTCAAGTTTTAGAGCATATTTCAGATCCTTATATTTTTTTAGAATCGTTAATTAGGCTAGTTAAGCCAGGCGGAAATTTAATCATATCTGTACCGAATGCTGAATCTTTCTTGAAAAGAATAGAAAATCATCTCTTAGATCAGCCACCTCATCACGTGACTCGATGGAGTCGAAAAAGTTTCGATAGCCTTACCTCTATTTTTCCTCTTAGAGTTAAGAAATTCAGGATAGAACCTTTGGCTGAGTACCACGTTGATTCTTATTTGTTACATCAATTATTTCCGATGCCAAAGATAATCTTGTTGGAAAAAATAGCCCGTCGAGTTTCCCATCATATTGTAAAACCTATTCTAAAACCCATACTAAAGAATTACTCTTTTGTGCGAAATTTGATTCCAGGGCATACGCTATATGTTTGTTTTGAGAAACTTGGCTAAATAGTATTGGTTATGAAAATTATCGGCGCTGTCTATAGAATATGTTGACTTCTGATAAAACGTTTAATTATTTGAATCTTGGCTGTGGTCGTCGCTTTCATAATGCTTGGACTAATATAGACTTTACTTCAACAGATGAAAGTATAATTGGCCATAACTTAGTCCAAGGAATTCCGTTTCTAGATGCATCATTTGATGTTGTTTATCACTCTCATGTTCTAGAACATTTTACTAAATCATCCGCTGATTTTTTTTTGAAGGAATGCTATCGGGTCTTATCCCCTCAAGGGGTAATAAGAGTAGTCGTTCCAGATTTAGAACAAATAGCCATAACCTATCTATTAGCTCTAGAGAAAGCTAGATCTGGTTCCCCGGAATGGGTTGATAACTATGAATGGATATTATTAGAAATGTATGATCAAACCATTAGAAATAAATCTGGTGGGGAAATGGGAAAATATTTGTCTAAAGAGTTGATCTCTAATAGAGAATTTGTTATCCAGAGGATTGGTGCTGAAGGTAAAAATTTTATTTTATCTGCTGAACAGCGTCGAAATAATAAACAAGATAAACCGCTTTTAGAAAGCGAAATAAAGCAATTTTTAAAAAAAATTTATCGGTTTCTCCGCTATCCGACCTACCGATGGGAAACATTACTCAAATTACTGTTGGGTGAAGAATATATCGCTTTAGAAATTGGGCGCTTTCGCCAAGGAGGTGAGGTTCACCAATGGATGTATGACAACTATTCACTAAAAATGCTTTTGGAGAAATGCGGTTTTCAGAATATTATTCAGCAAACAGCTACTGCCAGTTATATTCCGAACTGGACTAGCTTTAATCTTGATACAGAAGCCGACGGAAGTGTTTACAAACCTGACTCTATTTTTCTGGAGGCGATTAAGCTGTAGTATGAATATACTACATATAAATCAGTCAGATATTGGTGGTGGTGCTGGGATTGCCGGCTACCGACTACACCAAGGTTTGCTAGCACAGGGTGTTAATTCGCGATTACTCGTGGGATCAGCTAAAAGTAGTCACGATCGCGTGGCGACAGTTCCTACCACTAAACGCCGCATGGAAAACCAGCTTTATCGCTTTACCGGGCGTTTTGGGCTAAATTATATCCACCTATTCAGCAGCTTTGATATTCCCCAGCATAGCTTCTACAAACAGGCTGATGTCCTCAATTTTCACAACCTCCATACAGGTTTTTTTAACTACCTAGCGATTCCCGCATTAACTGAAAGTAAACCTGCTGTGTTTACGCTCCATGATATGTGGAGCTTTACGGGGCATTGCGCCTATAGTTATGATTGCGATCGCTGGAAAAGTGGTTGTGGCAAATGTCCTTATCCAGATACCTATCCAGCCATTGCCAGAGATAATACCAGCCTAGAGTGGAAGCTAAAAAACTGGGTTTATAGTCGCTCTAATCTCAGCATTGTTACTCTAAGTCATTGGCTAACTGAGCAAGTGCAGCAGAGTATGCTCAACCAATTGCCAATTCATTATATTCCCAACGGTATCGATACAGAAGCCTATCAGCCTCTCGATCCAGAAAAATGCCGTTCGCTTCTGGGTATACTGCCGAGTCAAAAAGTTTTGATGTTTGCCTCTCAATCCCTTAAAGATACTCGTAAGGGTAGCGACTTGCTTCTTTTAGCTCTACAAAGCTTACCAGAATCTCTGAAAGCCGAAACTGTACTGATCACTATTGGTGATGGCGGTGAAGCGATATCTGAAGGTGTGGGCATGAGCAACCTAAATTTTGGCTACGTCAATGGCGATCGCCTCAAATCTATTGTCTATTCTGCTGCTGACTTGTTCATTTTTCCCACCCGT includes the following:
- a CDS encoding pentapeptide repeat-containing protein, translating into MANREHLALLKAGAVTWIEWRKKNPQIAPDLRGANLQGDNLRGANLQGVNLSKVDLSNALLVRANLGGADLTGANLYNAKLIEANLSAANLSAANLRGATLTQADMNCANLIGSDLSEANLKGAVITDANLIGADLRGANLRDADLGTSKLHRTNLCFANLIAVNLIAADLSEATLHEAEVMGAYLYKTDLYKANLTEAHLSGAYLLRANLTEADLSNADLSWTNLRGANLTGANLRGANLRGANLTGANLSSVNLHETIMPDSSMHN
- a CDS encoding glycosyltransferase family 4 protein, encoding MRLNEWINQKLSPSISTRLEDQNHGSTKIQQSIKLSVITQFFPPDYAATGQLIEELVKQLGQQGIEIEVFTSQPGYAFSSDTAPSVEQAGRIRIQRSRTAQLWPGRIRGKAVNGVLYTLRAALHLFKNWRRSNILLLTTAPPFLPVIGYLIYLLFRLPYICILYDLYPDIAIALGVVSKDHWITRVWQAINRQIWLNAKGIVVLSPGMKQQITAICPQIADKISVIHSWSDPEVIVPIAKQENWFAWKYDLVKKFTVLYSGNMGRCHDIETILEAAKHLQDEPVQFVFIGSGAKRDDAIQQVKQFGLKNFLFLPYQDKQVLPYSLTACDLSLVSVDASTENLVVPSKLYSALASGRPVAVICSQYSYLKQLIAEAQCGSTFDNGDSHSLAQFIRLLIHDQQIGQRMGRAGRQYLRSHFTPRIISQQYLEVLQQVILADEMIAMSPSRTK
- a CDS encoding ABC transporter permease, producing MSSQEIASKQELVIEAGRTERQYWRDLWKYRELFYFLAWRDILVRYKQTAIGMVWALIRPFLTMVVFTVIFGKLANLPSEGVPYPILVFAGMLPWQFFANALGECSNSLISNANLISKVYFPRLIVPTSAVIVSFVDFMISGIILLGLMAWYNYVPSWRIITLPLFIAIAFAASMGVGLWLAALNVEYRDFRYIVPFIMQFGLYVSPVGFSSNIVPEQWRLLYSLNPMVGVIDGFRWAILGGESKLYWPGFSLSMALVVLLLWSGIWYFRKMERTFADVI
- a CDS encoding ABC transporter ATP-binding protein, with product MSDTVIQIENLSKKYVLSHQQEGQSRYKSLRESISNGAKSLGKKIFTPVGKEIYSSTHEEFWALNDVSFEIKQGDRVGIVGRNGAGKSTLLKILSRITEPTKGKIRIKGRVASLLEVGTGFHPELTGRENIFLNGAILGMSKAEIQSKFDEIVEFAEVEKFLDTPVKRYSSGMYVRLAFAVASHIEPEILIVDEVLAVGDSQFQKKCLGKMEDVGKEGRTVIFVSHNMGIVTQLCTKGVLLNSGQIDSIGNVNSVVYKYLASHSNTNSSALKKLNPSTNKPIFFRELSIVDHHSKISSEIDIRYPFYIKIIYEVTSLIKDIELSVRFETHDGKVVFTTHQSDCQPEKINERNVGIYQVSIKIPSMFLMPDHYFISIGAHQPMIQTFDDHQHILSFTINETGTKLAKYQEYNNIGVVMIDLPWEEQNPVLANN
- a CDS encoding class I SAM-dependent methyltransferase, whose amino-acid sequence is MTVLSPINKSSDVTRLSVFNTSQIIEAWQQQFQIDITKEIGGQEEIYLYRCNQTNLMFFVPFDIAGSDQLYEQLEKYDWYYMPDKWEHNVAEQDLENCQKVVEVGCGRGAFVERLCTKLKLEAQGIELNSNAVKYAQAKGISVSKLDVHDFSIDMANYFDAVCSFQVLEHISDPYIFLESLIRLVKPGGNLIISVPNAESFLKRIENHLLDQPPHHVTRWSRKSFDSLTSIFPLRVKKFRIEPLAEYHVDSYLLHQLFPMPKIILLEKIARRVSHHIVKPILKPILKNYSFVRNLIPGHTLYVCFEKLG
- a CDS encoding class I SAM-dependent methyltransferase gives rise to the protein MLTSDKTFNYLNLGCGRRFHNAWTNIDFTSTDESIIGHNLVQGIPFLDASFDVVYHSHVLEHFTKSSADFFLKECYRVLSPQGVIRVVVPDLEQIAITYLLALEKARSGSPEWVDNYEWILLEMYDQTIRNKSGGEMGKYLSKELISNREFVIQRIGAEGKNFILSAEQRRNNKQDKPLLESEIKQFLKKIYRFLRYPTYRWETLLKLLLGEEYIALEIGRFRQGGEVHQWMYDNYSLKMLLEKCGFQNIIQQTATASYIPNWTSFNLDTEADGSVYKPDSIFLEAIKL
- a CDS encoding glycosyltransferase, which encodes MNILHINQSDIGGGAGIAGYRLHQGLLAQGVNSRLLVGSAKSSHDRVATVPTTKRRMENQLYRFTGRFGLNYIHLFSSFDIPQHSFYKQADVLNFHNLHTGFFNYLAIPALTESKPAVFTLHDMWSFTGHCAYSYDCDRWKSGCGKCPYPDTYPAIARDNTSLEWKLKNWVYSRSNLSIVTLSHWLTEQVQQSMLNQLPIHYIPNGIDTEAYQPLDPEKCRSLLGILPSQKVLMFASQSLKDTRKGSDLLLLALQSLPESLKAETVLITIGDGGEAISEGVGMSNLNFGYVNGDRLKSIVYSAADLFIFPTRADNLPLVLQESMACGTPIVSFNIGGVPDLVRPGITGYLALPEDAQDFCNGIVQLLEDRQQRDRMSENCRAIVLEEYPLELQAQRYIELYHQLSQT